The proteins below come from a single Aegilops tauschii subsp. strangulata cultivar AL8/78 chromosome 6, Aet v6.0, whole genome shotgun sequence genomic window:
- the LOC109737086 gene encoding uncharacterized protein, translating to MPRDRDEPAAVRVYTVCDESKYLVVRNVPALGCGDELGSVFAAYGPLEECKPMDAEDCEEYTDVYFIKFAQVSNARFAKRKLDESVFMGNRLQVSYAPQFESLLDTKEKLEVRRNEVLTRIRSPAGSRPEGLSQYSLGQGSSSGNPHHHMNSNKREYAKTMHATHIEDARFSHVPSNKDYFPSESMNATVNLVRQKLDKIQSGGDTSDAAAAASKKPRVDNRRRI from the exons ATGCCGCGCGACCGCGACGAGCCGGCGGCCGTGCGCGTCTACACGGTCTGCGACGAGTCCAA GTACCTCGTCGTCCGGAACGTGCCGGCCCTCGGATGCGGCGACGAGCTCGGCTCCGTGTTCGCGGCGTACGGCCCCCTGGAAGA GTGCAAGCCCATGGACGCCGAGGACTGCGAGGAGTACACCGACGTCTACTTCATCAAGTTCGCGCAGGTCAGCAACGCGAG GTTTGCAAAGAGGAAGTTGGATGAGTCTGTATTTATGGGCAACCGGCTGCAGGTTTCATATGCACCTCAGTTTGAAAGTCTTCTGGATACCAAGGAGAAACTGGAAGTCAGGAGAAATGAAGTCCTCACACGAATAAGAT CACCTGCTGGAAGCAGACCTGAAGGGCTATCTCAATATTCACTGGGTCAGGGATCATCTAGTGGGAACCCACACCATCATATGAACTCCAACAAGAG AGAATACGCGAAGACAATGCATGCTACTCATATCGAAGATGCTCGTTTCAGCCATGTGCCCTCTAATAAG GACTATTTCCCGTCCGAGTCGATGAATGCAACTGTAAATCTAGTGAGGCAGAAGCTTGATAAG ATACAGTCCGGCGGCGATACTTCCGATGCTGCTGCCGCTGCATCCAAGAAACCACGGGTTGATAACCGCAGGCGTATTTGA
- the LOC109737099 gene encoding protein MAINTENANCE OF MERISTEMS-like → MRRRCDGWLLDDVYDTKHRAYMMREKEMKLEPLKIRYHGVSGPTMPYDERYTPYIQQAGLLPWIQLAEADVEEGEEKKKRERKAAGAAFTWIQNNFATCPADATADVIQTHARVYMWYVVSGTLFPDCTGKNAPWMWLKALTIFDSGWSWGSATLAYLYRQLDDACCRITDSAGIGGNMLLLSVWSWECLPVGRPKSVKFNPWDENGELRRPTWAYKWDVVSEMTNDVNLMYQKYIAELDTITPEQVMRSLLQSFLTLA, encoded by the exons ATGCGGCGCCGCTGT GATGGTTGGCTTCTCGACGATGTCTACGACACGAAACACCGGGCCTACATGATGCGCGAGAAGGAGATG AAGCTTGAACCTCTGAAGATTCGGTATCACGGGGTCTCTGGTCCTACCATGCCCTACGATGAGCGGTACACGCCCTACATCCAGCAGGCAGGACTCCTCCCGTGGATTCAGTTG GCTGAGGCTGATgtagaggagggagaagagaagaagaagagggaaagGAAAGCAGCCGGAGCTGCTTTCACGTGGATTCAAAATAACTTTGCGACGTGCCCTGCGGATGCCACTGCTGATGTGATCCAGACACATGCTCGTGTCTATATGTGGTATGTTGTCTCGGGGACTTTGTTTCCTGACTGCACGGGCAAGAAcgctccatggatgtggctgaaggcgttgaccATCTTCGATAGCGGATGGAGCTGGGGTTCAGCGACTCTTGCCTACTTGTACCGACAG CTGGATGATGCGTGTTGCAGGATCACAGATAGTGCAGGCATTGGTGGTAATATGCTTCTACTTTCTGTATGGAGCTGGGAGTGTCTGCCTGTTGGACGCCCGAAGAGCGTCAAGTTTAATCCTTGGGATGAAAATGGCGAGTTACGTCGCCCAacttgggcttacaagtgggatgtggTATCCGAGATGACGAACGATGTCAATCTCATGTACCAAAAGTACATTGCCGAGTTGGACACGATCACGCCTGAGCAGGTAATGAGGTCATTACTTCAGTCATTTCTCACGCTTGCCTGA
- the LOC109737085 gene encoding uncharacterized protein produces MPAEPSHHSPPRPSLVTCRARFFLPRTILSFASTAGGHASHAPTGAWRELLSTTPATGTWKTQSTVPPMNKAETSIVRIPVRMMLDLVLEHLGLHKAI; encoded by the exons ATGCCGGCGGAACCTAGCCACCACTCCCCGCCGCGCCCCTCGTTA GTTACTTGTCGTGCTCGATTTTTCCTTCCACGGACGATTCTGTCATTCGCCTCTACTGCCGGTGGTCATGCCAGTCATGCTCCTACTGG TGCATGGAGGGAACTCCTGTCCACCACGCCGGCGACAGGAACATGGAAAACGCAGTCCACGGTGCCACCAATGAACAAG GCCGAGACAAGCATTGTAAGGATCCCAGTTAGAATGATGCTTGATCTCGTGTTAGAGCATCTTGGGCTTCACAAGGCCATCTGA